Below is a window of Leifsonia sp. NPDC080035 DNA.
GCAGGAACACGAAGGCGCCGACGGGCGAGTTCGTGGCAACGGCGATGCCGAGGCTGTTGGCGAAGCCGACGACGATGCCCAGGCCGATGAGCACCAGCCCGACGACGTAGACGGGACCCGCCAGCTTCCGGGTCACATAGCTCGTGAACGTGAAGTCGAACAGGGACGAGAAGAACCGCGAATCGTCGAGCCGGTCGGCGATGTCGTTGACGCTGCGATATCCGGCGGCACCGTGCGCACCGTCGGCGTCGTCGTCGCTCGGCGTCGCGCTCGCGGCCGCGGGCTGCGCGGGACCGGCGGCCGCTCCTGCGGCCTGGCCCCCTGCGGCGGGCGGAGCCTCGAGGACCGTGGTCTCAGCGGTCGTGGTGGAGGTCGCCGGGGCCTCCGCCGGGGACGCGTCGACCGGGGCGGCAGGGGGCTCGGCGGGCTGCTCCGCTGCCGCTCCGGCCGCGTAGAACTCGCTGGCGGTCGGTAGAACGGCCGTCTCCGCCCCGGTGTCGGGGGCGTCCACGGCGTCCGTGGCGTCTGCCGCGCCCGTTTCCTCGGTCTGCACCGGCTCCGCCGGCGACGAGGAGGTGTCCGGGGTCGGCGACGCGGGGTCCGCGGTCGGCGTGGTCTTGCCCAGCATCGCGTCCAGGATCTCGGGCGCCTCGCCCGCCGGCGAGATCGGCGTGGTCTTCACGGTGGAACGCTTGCGCGGCGCGGGGGTGCGCTTCGCGGGCAGCTCCGCATCCTCCGGCTTCCTGGCGGCCGCGCTGCGCGTTGTCCCGGCGCGGGCGGTCCCGGTCCGCGCGGCGCCGGAGCGCGCGGTTCCGGTACCGGCACCCGCCGTACCGGAACCCGCCGCAGGCGTGCGCGGTGCGCGCTTGGCGGGGGCCCGCTTGGGCGCGGGTGGGGTCGCGGCCTCGGACGCCGCCGTCTCCGGTGCAGCCTCCTGACCCTCAGCGGGCCGGTCGCCGTCCGACGGTGGCTGTGCGGTGCTCATGCGTCTCCCTCCGATGCCGTTCCTCAAGCATTCTGCACGCGGCCCCGGGATACAAGCCCGCGCGCCGCGCTCCGCGCCGTGCCGTCGTGCTCAGTGCTGCACGAGCCGCTCGTACCAGCTGAGCGCCGACTGGTCGGTGAGGCTCGCGACCTGGTCGACGACGACCCGCTTGCGCGCGGCGTCGTCCTTGGCGAGCCGCCAGTCCTCCTGGAAGCCGGGGTCGAGCTCGTCCGGCCCTCGCGAGAGCAGCAGGTCCGCGAGCGTGGTCAGGATCTGGCGCTGCTGCGCGTAAATCGGCTGCCGGGTGTTCCTGGACATCACGAAGGTCGCGACGATTCCCTTGAGCACCGCGATCTCCGCACGGATCTCCGCAGGGACGACCACGTCGGCGCCGAACCGCAGCAGCGCCGTACGGCCGGAGGTCTCCTTCGTGGCGTGCACGGCCGCGTGGGCGAAGCGCCCGATGAGTTGGCTCGTGAGGTTCTTCAGATGGGCCTGGGCGCGTCGGCTGCCGTCCCAGGTGTCCAGCCAGATGTCGAGGCTGTCGAGGCGGTCGAACGCGGCGATCAGCTCGTCGTGGCTGAACTCGCCGCCGACCCACTCGTACATCGAGCGCACGAGGTCGTCGTGGTCGACCCGGGTGCCGAGGGCCGCCACGTCGATGTAGCCGTTCACGACCGCGTCCTCGAAGTCGTGCACGGAGTAGGCGATGTCATCGGAGAGGTCCATCACCTGCGCCTCGATGCAGCGCTGGCGGTCGGGGGCGCCGGCGCGCATCCACTCGAAGACGGCGTTGTCGTCGGCGTAGAAGCCGAACTTCGCGCGGCCGCTCGGGTCGGCGACCGAGCTGGACTCCGGCCAGGGGTACTTGCAGCTCGCGTCGAGGCTCGCCCTGGTCAGGTTGAGACCGTAGGGATGACCGTCCCTGCCGAAGACCTTCGGCTCCAACCGGGTGAGCAGTCGCAGCGTCTGGGCGTTGCCCTCGAACCCGCCGATGTCCTCCGACCAGCTGTTGAGGGCCCGTTCGCCGTTGTGACCGAAGGGTGGATGCCCGATGTCGTGGGCGAGGCAGGCGGTGTCGACGATGTCGGGGTCCAGCCCGAGGCTGTTGGCGAGTTCACGCCCGACCTGGGCGACCTCCAGCGAGTGCGTGAGGCGGTTCCGGGCGAAATCGAGCCCCGCGGTCGGGCTCAGCACCTGGGTCTTCGCCGCGAGCCGCCGCAGCGCGCTGGAGTGCAGCAGCCGGGCGCGATCGCGCGCGAAGTCGCTTCGCCGGTTCGAGTGCTGCTCCGGCAGCCAGCGCTCGCGGTCGCGATCGGTGTACTCGGGCGAAGGCGCGGCCTGCACCCTGGCCGTCCTGGCGGTCGTTCCGACCGCCGCCGTCGCCTCATCCGCCACTGTTGTGCACCTCCGCCTCGGCGACCTCGGCGCGGCCGACGCCGTCCAGCTCGCGACTGTTGAGCCAGCCCTCGGGGAGCGCCGGCTTCTTCGGGGACCCGGCGCGTCCGCGCTGACCCTCCGCGGCCTCGCCCGGGTACTCCTGGTCCCAGTCGAGCGTCGCCAGCAGGTCGTCGAGGTGGGCGAGGGTGTCGACCGTCGCGAGGCTCGCGCGCAGGTCGCCACCGACCGGGTAGCCCTTGAAGTACCACGCGACGTGCTTGCGGATGTCGCGGCAGCCGCGTTCCTCGCTCTCGAAGAACTCCACCAGGAGCTCCGCGTGCCGACGGAACGTGGCGGCCACCTGGCCGAGCGTCGGATGCGCCTGCGCACGCTGCGCCTCCTCGGCGCTGATCTCGCCCGCCCGGGCGCGGAACGCGGCGGCCAGGTCGCCGAACAGCCACGGGCGGCCGAGGCAGCCGCGCCCCACGACGACGCCGTCGCAGCCGGTCTCCTCGACCATCCGGATGGCGTCCGCCGCCGACCAGATGTCGCCGTTGCCGAGCACCGGCGTGCCGGTGATGGTCTCCTTCAGCTTCGCGATCGCCGACCAGTCGGCGTGGCCCGAGTAGAACTCGGCTGCGGTGCGGGCGTGCAGCGCGATCGACGCGACCCCTGCGCCCTCGGCCGCCTTCGCCGCCTCGAGATAGGTGAGGTGGTCGCTGTCGATGCCCTTGCGCATCTTGACGGTCAACGGGATGCTCCCGGCCGCCTCGACGGCGCCTTCGACGATCTCGCGGAAGTGCGTGAGCTTCCACGGCAACGCCGCTCCCCCGCCCTTGCGCGTGACCTTGGGCACGGGGCAGCCGAAGTTGAGGTCGATGTGATCGGCACGGTCCTCGGCGACGAGCATCGTCACGGCCTCGCGGACGGTCTTCGGGTCGACACCGTAGAGCTGGATGCTGCGCGGCGTCTCCGACTCGTGGTGGGTGATCAGCCGCAGCGACTCGGGGGTGCGCTCGACCAGCGCCCGCGAGGTGATCATCTCGCTGACGTACAGACCGGCGCCGAATTCGCGGCAGAGCCGCCGGAACGCGGTGTTCGTGATGCCCGCCATCGGCGCGAGGACGACGGGCACATCGAGCCGGAGCGGTCCGATGGACAGCCGCGACGACGGCGTGGCGCCGGTTAGAGTGGCACCGGGAGTGAGGGTGGCGGTAGTAGACATCTGATTCGATTCTCCCAGAAAGCGTGCTGGAGCATGACTGAGAGCCCGGAATCTGTGGATGACGTCCGCGGGAACGCGGCGGTGGAGGACTCCACCGCGCCCATTCCTCCGACGGCCGACGCCGACGGCGGCGCGGGCCGCGCCCGTGTCGAGGCCGATGCGGAGGCCAGGGGCGTGCCGATCCGGGTCGTCGAGCGTCCCGCCGCGCGGAGCCTCCAGGAGGCGGCGGCTCTGCTGGGCATCGAGCCTTCCGACATCGTCAAGACGCTCGTCGTCAAGCGCAGCGACGACACCTTCGTCTTCGCGCTGGTGCCAGGGGGCCGGAAGATCTCCTGGCCCAAGCTGCGCGGCATCCTGCACGTGAACAAGCTCCAGCTGCCGGACGCATCCGTCGCCCTCGCCGCCACCGGCTACGAGCGCGGTACGATCACCCCGTTCGGCAGCACGACGGCGTGGCCCATCGTCGCCGACGCGTCGATCCCCGGCCGCACGGTCTCGATGGGCGCCGGGGCCCACGGCTACTCCCTCTTCGTCGACGCAGACGCCCTCATCGC
It encodes the following:
- a CDS encoding DUF4282 domain-containing protein, with protein sequence MSTAQPPSDGDRPAEGQEAAPETAASEAATPPAPKRAPAKRAPRTPAAGSGTAGAGTGTARSGAARTGTARAGTTRSAAARKPEDAELPAKRTPAPRKRSTVKTTPISPAGEAPEILDAMLGKTTPTADPASPTPDTSSSPAEPVQTEETGAADATDAVDAPDTGAETAVLPTASEFYAAGAAAEQPAEPPAAPVDASPAEAPATSTTTAETTVLEAPPAAGGQAAGAAAGPAQPAAASATPSDDDADGAHGAAGYRSVNDIADRLDDSRFFSSLFDFTFTSYVTRKLAGPVYVVGLVLIGLGIVVGFANSLGIAVATNSPVGAFVFLLGVLVTLVAAVLSVLLLRVTIEVFCAIIEIAQNTRGRRRPPR
- a CDS encoding deoxyguanosinetriphosphate triphosphohydrolase codes for the protein MQAAPSPEYTDRDRERWLPEQHSNRRSDFARDRARLLHSSALRRLAAKTQVLSPTAGLDFARNRLTHSLEVAQVGRELANSLGLDPDIVDTACLAHDIGHPPFGHNGERALNSWSEDIGGFEGNAQTLRLLTRLEPKVFGRDGHPYGLNLTRASLDASCKYPWPESSSVADPSGRAKFGFYADDNAVFEWMRAGAPDRQRCIEAQVMDLSDDIAYSVHDFEDAVVNGYIDVAALGTRVDHDDLVRSMYEWVGGEFSHDELIAAFDRLDSLDIWLDTWDGSRRAQAHLKNLTSQLIGRFAHAAVHATKETSGRTALLRFGADVVVPAEIRAEIAVLKGIVATFVMSRNTRQPIYAQQRQILTTLADLLLSRGPDELDPGFQEDWRLAKDDAARKRVVVDQVASLTDQSALSWYERLVQH
- the dusB gene encoding tRNA dihydrouridine synthase DusB, with the protein product MSTTATLTPGATLTGATPSSRLSIGPLRLDVPVVLAPMAGITNTAFRRLCREFGAGLYVSEMITSRALVERTPESLRLITHHESETPRSIQLYGVDPKTVREAVTMLVAEDRADHIDLNFGCPVPKVTRKGGGAALPWKLTHFREIVEGAVEAAGSIPLTVKMRKGIDSDHLTYLEAAKAAEGAGVASIALHARTAAEFYSGHADWSAIAKLKETITGTPVLGNGDIWSAADAIRMVEETGCDGVVVGRGCLGRPWLFGDLAAAFRARAGEISAEEAQRAQAHPTLGQVAATFRRHAELLVEFFESEERGCRDIRKHVAWYFKGYPVGGDLRASLATVDTLAHLDDLLATLDWDQEYPGEAAEGQRGRAGSPKKPALPEGWLNSRELDGVGRAEVAEAEVHNSGG
- a CDS encoding YbaK/EbsC family protein; the protein is MTESPESVDDVRGNAAVEDSTAPIPPTADADGGAGRARVEADAEARGVPIRVVERPAARSLQEAAALLGIEPSDIVKTLVVKRSDDTFVFALVPGGRKISWPKLRGILHVNKLQLPDASVALAATGYERGTITPFGSTTAWPIVADASIPGRTVSMGAGAHGYSLFVDADALIAAFDATVADITDPE